The following coding sequences lie in one Mycobacterium gordonae genomic window:
- a CDS encoding DEAD/DEAH box helicase, which produces MQPVSHFPADTTRSLRGWQRRALVKYLGTEPRDFLAVATPGAGKTAFALRIAGELIAHRAVEQLTVVVPTEHLKIQWAQAAGRQGLSLDPKFSNSNAQTSPEFHGVVVTYAQVAAHPTLHRVRTEQRKTLVIFDEIHHGGDAKTWGDAIREAFGDATRRLALTGTPFRSDDSPIPFVDYEPDADGLMRSKADHTYGYAEALADGVVRPVVFMAYSGQARWRDSAGEEHEARLGEPLSAEQTARAWRTALDPAGEWMPAVIAAADQRLRQKREHVPDAGGMIIASDRTAARAYATLLHRTTGEAPTVVLSDDPGSSARISEFADSTSRWLVAVRMVSEGVDVPRLAVGIYATSASTPLFFAQAIGRFVRSRRPGETASIFLPSVPNLLQLASELEAQRNHVLGKPHRESEGDPLDGDPATKTQNEPGEDKGFTSLGADAELDQVIFDGSSFGTATPAGSDEEADYLGIPGLLDAEQMRALLHRRQDEQLQKRAQAGAPAPSMTTHGQLRELRRELNALVSVAHHRTGKPHGWIHNELRRRCGGPPIAAATRDQLKARIDAVRQFNAEQR; this is translated from the coding sequence CTGCAGCCGGTCAGCCACTTCCCCGCCGACACCACCCGCTCGTTGCGTGGCTGGCAGCGTCGCGCCCTGGTGAAGTACCTGGGCACCGAGCCGCGGGACTTCCTGGCCGTCGCCACGCCGGGTGCGGGCAAGACCGCGTTCGCCCTGCGCATCGCCGGTGAACTGATCGCCCACCGGGCCGTCGAGCAGCTCACCGTCGTCGTACCCACCGAGCACCTCAAAATCCAGTGGGCACAGGCCGCCGGGCGCCAGGGGCTGTCGCTGGATCCGAAGTTCTCCAACTCCAACGCGCAGACCTCGCCGGAGTTCCACGGCGTGGTGGTCACCTATGCCCAGGTCGCCGCGCACCCGACGCTGCACCGCGTGCGCACCGAGCAACGCAAGACGTTGGTCATCTTCGACGAGATCCACCACGGCGGCGACGCGAAGACCTGGGGTGACGCCATACGGGAAGCGTTCGGTGACGCCACCCGCCGGCTGGCCCTGACCGGCACGCCGTTTCGCAGCGACGACAGTCCCATCCCGTTCGTCGACTACGAACCCGACGCCGACGGCCTGATGCGGTCGAAGGCCGACCACACCTACGGCTACGCGGAGGCGCTGGCCGATGGTGTGGTCCGCCCGGTGGTGTTCATGGCGTATTCGGGGCAGGCCCGCTGGCGGGACAGCGCCGGCGAAGAACACGAAGCGCGACTGGGCGAACCGTTGTCCGCCGAGCAGACCGCGCGGGCGTGGCGCACCGCCCTGGACCCAGCCGGCGAGTGGATGCCGGCGGTGATCGCGGCGGCCGATCAGCGACTGCGGCAAAAGCGTGAGCATGTGCCCGACGCGGGCGGGATGATCATCGCCTCCGACCGGACCGCGGCCCGCGCCTATGCCACCCTGCTGCACAGGACGACCGGCGAGGCGCCCACCGTCGTCCTCTCCGATGACCCCGGCTCGTCGGCCCGCATCTCGGAGTTCGCGGATAGCACCAGCCGGTGGCTGGTCGCCGTACGGATGGTCTCCGAGGGGGTGGACGTGCCGCGGCTGGCGGTCGGGATCTACGCGACCAGCGCCTCCACCCCGCTGTTCTTCGCTCAGGCCATCGGGCGGTTCGTCCGATCCCGACGACCGGGCGAGACGGCGAGCATCTTCCTTCCGTCGGTGCCCAACCTGCTGCAACTGGCCAGCGAGCTGGAGGCACAGCGCAACCACGTGCTGGGCAAACCGCACCGCGAATCCGAAGGCGACCCGCTCGACGGGGATCCGGCCACCAAGACGCAAAACGAGCCCGGAGAAGACAAGGGCTTCACCTCACTCGGCGCCGACGCCGAGCTGGACCAGGTCATCTTCGACGGCTCCTCGTTCGGCACCGCCACCCCCGCCGGCAGTGACGAGGAGGCTGACTATCTCGGCATTCCCGGGCTGCTCGACGCCGAACAGATGCGCGCCCTGCTGCACCGGCGCCAGGACGAACAGCTGCAGAAGCGGGCCCAGGCTGGAGCCCCGGCGCCGTCGATGACCACCCACGGGCAACTGCGGGAGCTGCGCCGCGAACTCAACGCCCTGGTCTCGGTCGCTCACCATCGCACCGGTAAGCCGCATGGCTGGATTCACAACGAGCTGCGCCGTCGCTGTGGCGGGCCGCCGATCGCCGCAGCGACCCGCGATCAGCTCAAAGCACGCATTGACGCCGTACGTCAGTTCAACGCCGAACAGCGCTAG